A genome region from Ptiloglossa arizonensis isolate GNS036 chromosome 4, iyPtiAriz1_principal, whole genome shotgun sequence includes the following:
- the LOC143146401 gene encoding muscle-specific protein 20 has protein sequence MPGRPLWQVAGKREASQEAEAQQWIETVVGQKFPPGVSYEDALRDGVLLCKLMNKLQPGLVTKINTSGGDYKMMDNLNQFQKACVKYGVPDVDLFQAVDLMERKNIAQVTNTIFAIGRTTYRHPEWRGPWLGPKPAEENKRNFTEEQLRAGEGLIGLQAGTNKGATQAGQNFGATRKILLGK, from the exons ATGCCTGGACGTCCGCTTTGGCAG GTTGCTGGTAAGCGAGAAGCAAGCCAGGAAGCCGAGGCCCAGCAATGGATCGAGACAGTGGTTGGACAGAAATTTCCACCAG GTGTCAGTTACGAGGATGCTTTGAGAGATGGTGTGTTGCTATGTAAACTCATGAACAAACTGCAACCGGGTCTTGTCACCAAGATCAATACATCCGGCGGTGATTACAAGATGATGGATAACCTGAATCA ATTCCAGAAAGCTTGCGTGAAATACGGAGTACCTGACGTAGATCTCTTCCAAGCGGTCGATCTTATGGAAAGGAAGAACATAGCCCAAGTGACCAACACTATCTTCGCCATCGGTCGCACT ACGTACAGACATCCAGAATGGCGTGGCCCTTGGCTGGGGCCTAAACCAGcggaagaaaataaacgaaactttaCGGAGGAACAATTAAGAGCAGGTGAGGGTCTCATTGGCCTCCAGGCTGGAACCAATAAAGGTGCTACTCAGGCTGGCCAGAATTTCGGTGCCACGAGGAAGATACttcttggaaaataa
- the LOC143146403 gene encoding myophilin, with amino-acid sequence MPARNKEQETEVLAWIEAVLGEKLPPGNYEDILKDGVILCKLINKLAPGSVKKIQAKGTNFQLMENVQRFQAAIKDYGVPQEEIFQTADLFERRNIPQVTLCLYALGRITQKHPEYTGPRLGPKMADENKRTFTEEQLRASEGQVNLQMGFNKGASQAGHGGFGNTRHM; translated from the exons ATGCCG GCTCGCAATAAGGAACAAGAGACCGAGGTGTTGGCCTGGATCGAGGCCGTGTTAGGTGAAAAGCTCCCGCCCGGGAACTACGAGGACATACTTAAGGATGGCGTCATCCTCTGCAAGCTTATCAACAAACTGGCGCCAGGATCGGTGAAGAAAATCCAGGCCAAAGGAACCAATTTCCAGCTCATGGAAAATGTTCAGAG ATTCCAAGCCGCCATTAAGGACTACGGAGTTCCACAAGAAGAGATCTTCCAGACGgccgatttattcgaaagacgCAACATCCCACAAGTTACGCTTTGCCTGTACGCTCTTGGTAGGATT ACGCAGAAACATCCAGAATACACGGGACCGAGACTAGGTCCGAAGATGGCCGATGAAAACAAGAGAACATTCACGGAGGAACAACTCCGAGCTAGCGAGGGCCAGGTCAATCTGCAAATGGGATTCAACAAAGGTGCCAGCCAAGCTGGCCACGGTGGATTCGGCAACACTCGACACATGTAA